DNA sequence from the Parascardovia denticolens DSM 10105 = JCM 12538 genome:
TTCAGGCGTGGATGAACGGCCCTGTGGTCCCCAGTCTTTTCCGGCTCCACAAGGGAAGGTTCTTCGTCGATCCCGGGTTCTTCGATGAGTTTGGCTCGCCTGAGAAGCTATCCGATGAGCAAAAAAGCATCATCGATGCCGTGAGCTCGGTTTTGGTCAGGCAAACAGGCAGGGAGCTCAGCGCCCGTACGCATGATGAGGACCCTTGGAAGGACGCCCGCGGGGATTGCAAGCCAGGGGATTTTTGCCAAACCGTCATCACCAAGGCCGTCATCAAGGATTACTACTCCAAGAACCCTGTGATCCCAGAGGAGCCACGCTCAATTTGATGGCTCAAATGGCTCAATCGGTTTATTCGCTGAGCAGGCTGTGATTTTTCCATTAAGACAAGGGGCCCTCGTTGTACAGGCGGGGGCCTCCCATGCTAGTCTGAAGAACTGTGAAGCGAACTGTGAATGAGTCTCAAACATCGGATTTTCAGCCGGTTCTGACCGGAAGCGACATCAACGTCTACGGTATGGCCAGGGCCTTCCACGAGGCCTATGGGATTAAGTCCATCGCCTTCGCCAAAAGCCAGCTGTTGCCCACCAAATACAGCCGTTTCGTGGACATGCATTCCTACGATGACTTTGACCAGGAAGAAGGTTTCCGCAAGCACCTGCTGGCTTATGGCCAGTACATGCGCAAGACCCGGCCGGGCACCAGACTTCTGCTCATCCCCTGCGGGGACGTCTACGCCAATCTGCTCAGCCATAACCGTGACCAGCTCCAGGACTACTTCCTGTTCAACACCCTGGACCCGGCTTTGAACCATCAGCTGAGCATGAAGAACAGCTTCTATGAGCTCTGTGAGAAGTATCAGCTCCCTCATCCTCAGACCATGGTGATCGACAAGGACGGCGTGGCCCGCGGGGATTATAAGGACCTGCCTTTCAGCTTTCCGGTCGCCATGAAGCCGGCGGATTCGGCCGCCTGGCTCACAGTGGATTTCCCCGGCCGCAAGAAGGCTTTCATCATCCAGACGCCTCAAGAGCTGGATACCCTGATCCGAAAGTCTTACGATGCCGGTTATCAGGGCGCAATAGTCATCCAGGACTTCATCCCCGGGGACGACTCCCACATGCGGGTCCTCAACGCCTATGTGGACCAGCATCACTGCGTCCGCATGATGTTCCTGGGGCATCCCCTCCTGGAAGACCCTTCCCCGGCTTCCGTGGGCAATTACGCGGCCATCATCCCCGACTACAACGAGGAGATCTGCCTGAAACTCAAGTCATTCCTGGAGGACATCGGTTACGAAGGCGTGGCTAATTTCGACATGAAGTATGACGAGCGCGACGGCCAGTTCAAGCTTTTCGAAGTGAACCTCCGCCAGGGCCGGTCCAGCTATCATGTGACTTTGAACGGTTTCAACCTGGCCCGCTATTTCGCGGAAGACCTGGTCTACGACGCCCCCTTCGACGGGCGGACCCTCATCGGCAAGGGGGACAAGCTCTGGTTGGAGATTCC
Encoded proteins:
- a CDS encoding carboxylate--amine ligase, translated to MARAFHEAYGIKSIAFAKSQLLPTKYSRFVDMHSYDDFDQEEGFRKHLLAYGQYMRKTRPGTRLLLIPCGDVYANLLSHNRDQLQDYFLFNTLDPALNHQLSMKNSFYELCEKYQLPHPQTMVIDKDGVARGDYKDLPFSFPVAMKPADSAAWLTVDFPGRKKAFIIQTPQELDTLIRKSYDAGYQGAIVIQDFIPGDDSHMRVLNAYVDQHHCVRMMFLGHPLLEDPSPASVGNYAAIIPDYNEEICLKLKSFLEDIGYEGVANFDMKYDERDGQFKLFEVNLRQGRSSYHVTLNGFNLARYFAEDLVYDAPFDGRTLIGKGDKLWLEIPTGIFKDYVRPGEDKDRGLKMIQSGDWGTTLESSEDMNFSRWLMIRRLFFYYRRQYKRYFTHKEELK
- a CDS encoding Panacea domain-containing protein — translated: MATVVDVASYILNNYGSLTTMKLQKLAYYSQAQSLVMTGRPLFDEDFQAWMNGPVVPSLFRLHKGRFFVDPGFFDEFGSPEKLSDEQKSIIDAVSSVLVRQTGRELSARTHDEDPWKDARGDCKPGDFCQTVITKAVIKDYYSKNPVIPEEPRSI